GTGCGGATCGCTGAACTCTCCGGGTAGGGTTGCACGTTGGCGAGCGTGACGGGCATCGTGGTGACCGGATCGGCCGTTGGTGCGGTCACCCGGATGCGCAGCACCTGGAAATCGATCCCGCTCAGGGCGCTGCTCTCCCAGAGGATGTTGCTGCTGCCGGGGACCGAAAGAGGAAGCTGGCTTCCATAGCTCATCAGGTCCAGGCTATCACCCTCCATGCCGGACAGGTCCAGCAGAAGCTCCACGCGCTCCCCGCTGCCCAACATCAGCCGCGTCATCGGCACTGGCGCGGCCAACAGGCCGTTCTCCGCCGCGATGACGTGGAACGTGGTGCCGTCGTCGAATCCGAAGTCGTAGTAGCGTGCTGTCGATGCGTTCAGCAGGCGCAGCCTGACCACCTGTGCCGGGCATTCGACGAACGCATGCGGGGTCCCGTTCACCAGGATGCTGTCCCCGAGAGGTGCCTGTACGAACTGACCACTGCTACTGAATCGTTTGTCTTGGACGGCCAAGGGAATATCATCCACCCCATAGGTCCTTGGAAGGTCAAGCGCGGCTTCCTCGGGGTCCCGCACGATGATCAGGCCCGCAGCGCCTTTCCCCACCTGCTGACCGATGAGCATGTCCGTGTGCGGGTGGTACAGGTAAACGCTGGCCTTGTCGATCACTTTGTATTTCACGTCCCAGGTCCCGCCTGGGGCGATCTGCAGGGGTGGGCTGCCATCGAAGACCGGCGGGACTTCCATGCCGTTCCAGTGCATCGTGGTGACATCGGGAAGTTGGTTGTACACACGGAAACGTGCCGTATCGCCATGCTGAAGCTCGAGCGTGGCCCCCAGGTAAGGCGCGTTGATCCCATACGTCTGGGTGGTAATGCCCGGATAGAACTCCATGGTGCTGGGCGCAACCACCAAGTGGAAGGTGTCTGCCGTGACCAAAGGTGGAATCGCCAACGGGTTGTAGGCCTGGGCGGAACAGAACGACCGGGTCAGGATCCCGGCGAGTAGGAGAACTTGGACCTTCATCGCAAGATGATCGTGCCGCCTCCGGGCGATGCGGAAGCGCATCGGGGATGCTGCGTGTGTGGCGTGTAATATGAGTGGTTCGCTGAGCAAGTGGCCTGACTTCCGTCAGTCATGGCAAGGGGTCGCATGACGAACAAGAGCAAGGAGATGCGGTGCTCCATTTCCTGGCCACGGACGCTAATGCGGACCACTTGCTTGAAATGGCTGTCGCTGCGGCGGAAGCATGGAGGCCCGCTGATATTGGTCAAGCGTGGGTGGCCGGTATGGATGTGGCGGTATCCGGTGCACCGTCACAGCTCGGCAGAGAATGTCGCGCCGTTCGTGGCCATGCGTCCGTATTCAATGCTCCATTGTTGGACCGTGTGATGCCCCCCACGCGGTCCGGAATACCCTGTTCCACGCCTAGAAGAGGCTGGGTGATGTCAGTATCACTGGTTCCATCGCGACACCGTTCACCGCCACCCCACCGTCCCCCCGCACAGCCACCACGTCCGTTCGAAGCCCAGGTCGCGGAGCACCTGCGCGGCCTGCGCGCTTCGCCCGCCGCCTTTCGCGCACACGGTGACGATCCGCTCCTTCGGCGACCAAGTGCGCGCGCGTTCCAGCAGTTCGGTAAGCGGGATGTTCACCGCCTCGGGCAGGTGACCGGTCGCGTATTCCTCCGCGCTGCGCACATCCACCACGCGCACATCGCTGCGACCCAACATGGGCTTCAGGTCCTCCGGCTCCAGGCACTTGCGCTCGCTGGGCATGCGCAGCCACACCACGATCCCGCTCAGTACCGTAACGCCCCCGACGGCGAGGATCGAAGCCGTGATGCCGAAGCGGTCGGCGATGAGGCCGGTGAGCAGCGCGCCGATGGCATAGCCCAGGTCGCGCCACAGGCGGAACACGCCCACAGCCTCGCTGCGTTGTTGAGGATGCGTATGCGCGGCCAGCACGGCGAGGAAGGTGGGGTAGACCAGCGCGGTGCCCAGACCGAGCGCCGCGCTGAGCGCGATGTACGCCGCTTGTGCATGCACGAAGGGCAGCCCGAGGATCGCCACGCCTTGCAGCACCATTCCGATGATGAGCAGCGAGCGGCGGTTCACATGGTCGGCGAGCTTGCCGGTGAAGAGCTGGCCGAGGCCCCACACGGCGGGGTACACGGCGGCGATGAGGCCGATGCGTTCCGGACCGAAACCTTCGTTGAGCAGCAACACGGGCAGCAGGCCCCACAGCATGCCGTCGTTCAGGTTGTTCACCAGGCCGGCCTGGGTGACCGGGCCCAGCGTGCGGTG
The Flavobacteriales bacterium DNA segment above includes these coding regions:
- a CDS encoding multicopper oxidase domain-containing protein, coding for MVAPSTMEFYPGITTQTYGINAPYLGATLELQHGDTARFRVYNQLPDVTTMHWNGMEVPPVFDGSPPLQIAPGGTWDVKYKVIDKASVYLYHPHTDMLIGQQVGKGAAGLIIVRDPEEAALDLPRTYGVDDIPLAVQDKRFSSSGQFVQAPLGDSILVNGTPHAFVECPAQVVRLRLLNASTARYYDFGFDDGTTFHVIAAENGLLAAPVPMTRLMLGSGERVELLLDLSGMEGDSLDLMSYGSQLPLSVPGSSNILWESSALSGIDFQVLRIRVTAPTADPVTTMPVTLANVQPYPESSAIRTRVKVIDGMGMVGMGMFTVNGTEWDMNVINDTVMLGTTEIWEYINHSNMAHPMTMHGGTFYVLDRNGSPPEPWEMGPRSVVNVDVDDTVRVIMRFANYTTDGWPLMYHCHNLAHINMMMWQFIVVDQNVQVAEAGGTDGVLFPNPTGSIVRYATSFPVKTIELHDALGRLLQRWETSGCSTGELDIRAFPSGRYHLDLRNGAQVLRRAIIKQ
- a CDS encoding MFS transporter, translated to MNTIRLGLRANWRQFTLLVIVNAFVGGMVGIERTVLPVLAELEFGIASHAAALSFIMAFGVSKALANYFTGRLAARYGRKALLVTGWLLALPVPFMLIYADAWAWVVAANILLGIHQGFAWSSTVVMKMDLVGEKDRGLAMGLNEFAGYIAVGAMAFLTGYLAAHHGPRPVPFQVGIALAVIGLLMTLLWVKDTTHHVAAEAAKSALPKLKRVFVETSLTHRTLGPVTQAGLVNNLNDGMLWGLLPVLLLNEGFGPERIGLIAAVYPAVWGLGQLFTGKLADHVNRRSLLIIGMVLQGVAILGLPFVHAQAAYIALSAALGLGTALVYPTFLAVLAAHTHPQQRSEAVGVFRLWRDLGYAIGALLTGLIADRFGITASILAVGGVTVLSGIVVWLRMPSERKCLEPEDLKPMLGRSDVRVVDVRSAEEYATGHLPEAVNIPLTELLERARTWSPKERIVTVCAKGGGRSAQAAQVLRDLGFERTWWLCGGTVGWR